TTGAAATCAGGATAAGATTTGTCTGTTCATAGAGTAAAGAAATAAACAGCAAGATAAGTGCAAGAAATCGGAAAAAACCATCCGTAAAAACCGATGAAAGCGGTTGATTGTGATTCTGATTATTCATTTGCATGAATCCAAAACCGGTATTTCTACTTTATCTAAAATTTCTTCCAATACCTTTGTTGAAGTAGTTCCCTTTAATTTTTCCTTTGTTTCTACAATTATTCGATGATTTACTATAGGTATGAAAAGTTCTTTTATATCATCCGGCAAAACAAAATCCCTACCCCTTAAAGCTGCCAATGACTGTGCTGCTTTCATCAGGTGTAAAGAGGCTCTTGGGCTTGCACCATAAAGAATTTTATCAGAATTACGGGTAGATTCGGTTAAAGCGACAATATAATGGTGAATATTTCCCGAAACATATATTTTTTGTCTTTCTTTTTGCAAAGAAAATATTTTTTCGGGTGTTGTAACCGAGATGAGCTTCTCCAAAGGATTATCTTGCTGAAAACGTTCTAAAATAGCTATTTCCTCCTGTTGTGAAGGATAATCAAGTTTAATTTTCATTATAAATCTGTCTAATTGTGCTTCAGGCAGAGGATATGTTCCCTCTAATTCTATGGGGTTTTGGGTAGCAATAACAAAAAAAGGTGATGGTAAATCCATTGTTACTCCATCCACGGTAACCTGTTTTTCCTGCATGCTTTCCAGTAAACTGGATTGAGTTCTGGGTATAGTTCTATTAATCTCGTCAGCCAGAAGAATGTTGGACATTACAGGACCTGGCTGAAAATTGAATTTACACTCTTTTTGATTGTAGACATTAAAACCGGTTATATCAGATGGTAGGAGATCCGGGGTAAATTGGATTCGATGAAAACTGCCACCAATACTCTTTGCCAGGGCTCTTGCCAGAAGGGTTTTTCCTACGCCGGGTACATCTTCTAAAAGAAGATGACCATCAGCCAATAAAGCGGTTAAAAGCAGTTCAATAGATTTAGTTTTTCCAACTATTACTTTATTAATATTTTTAGAAATTTCATGGCAAATTAAAAAGTCCAATATATCACCTTTTTCTTTATAATATTTATTCTTTACAAATACACTGATAAGTTTAAAAATACAACTTTTTACTAAATCATAATTATATCAATTGTCAGAATACAAAACAAGAATATTTCTTATATTTGTGTTTTAAGGATAGAATAATGAATTAAATACAAGGATGCGAAGTATAAATAATTTTTAGCTTTACCTATTTACTTTCTATTTCGATAGCAACCGCTCTTACCGGGGAACCGTCAGCATTATGATATTTCAATGGCAAAACACTAAGTATGAAGTAGTTATTTTTGATAGACTCTAAATTGGTTAAATTTTCAATAATAATAATGTTTTTTGCTAATAATATTTTATGTGTAGTAAAAGTATTTGTATCTGATTTGTCCATTGATATAGCATCAATTCCAACACCTTGTAACTTAAATTTTGTTAGCCATTCAGCGGCTTCATCGCTTAGGTAGGGATAGTTATTAAAATATTCTTTTTTACCCCAAAATTTACTCCATCCTGTTTTAATGATCACAAATTCAACTTTTTCTAATTTTTTCTTTTGTGGTAATAATATATCAAGAGTTATTGCGGGACTATTTTTACCAACAAAATCTAAAACAGTTGCTTTGCCAAAAAAGTGTGATACTTTTAAGTCATCTAAATATAATCCATTTTTTAACATATGGGCGGGAGCATCAATATGAGTTCCGGTGTGTGAATAAAAATTAAATTTTGTTTCTCTAAAACCATTTTCTTCAATTGTTGTATTTGCTTTAACCTCCGGAGGTTCATCTCCCGGATAAACTGGCATATTTGTGTGCAAAGCATGGCTTAGATCTATTAATTTCATTAATTACCCCTGACTTTTCATATTAATAATAGAAATTGGTAAATTTTAACCTTATAATAACAAAAGATAGTGTAATAATACTATAAGATTATTTTAATATTTTGAATAAACATATTTTTAAGGAGGTATTTATATGATTGCAAAGGCAACAGTTCTCTGTGAAAACTATGTCGATGGTAAGGCTGGCTCAATTGCTGAACATGGATGGGCAGTTTATTTGGAAANNNNNNNNNNNNNNNNNNNNNNNNNNNNNNNNNNNNNNNNNNNNNNNNNNNNNNNNNNNNNNNNNNNNNNNNNNNNNNNNNNNNNNNNNNNNNNNNNNNNTATTTTGAATAAACATATTTTTAAGGAGGTATTTATATGATTGCAAAGGCAACAGTTCTCTGTGAAAACTATGTCGATGGTAAGGCTGGCTCAATTGCTGAACATGGATGGGCAGTTTATTTGGAAACTGACCGGGGGAATTTTCTTTTTGATACAGGCCAGGGTAAAGGTATTATTAATAATGCACTTTATTTTAAGAAAGATTTATCCCAAATAAAGGGAATTATACTTAGTCACCATCATTGGGACCATACAGGAGGATTGTTTGATGTATTACAACAAACTGGAAAAGTAAATGTATATTCTCACCCACATATTTTTAAAGACAGCTTTAGTAT
The DNA window shown above is from Atribacterota bacterium and carries:
- a CDS encoding cyclase family protein, which translates into the protein MKLIDLSHALHTNMPVYPGDEPPEVKANTTIEENGFRETKFNFYSHTGTHIDAPAHMLKNGLYLDDLKVSHFFGKATVLDFVGKNSPAITLDILLPQKKKLEKVEFVIIKTGWSKFWGKKEYFNNYPYLSDEAAEWLTKFKLQGVGIDAISMDKSDTNTFTTHKILLAKNIIIIENLTNLESIKNNYFILSVLPLKYHNADGSPVRAVAIEIESK
- a CDS encoding MoxR family ATPase, which produces MDFLICHEISKNINKVIVGKTKSIELLLTALLADGHLLLEDVPGVGKTLLARALAKSIGGSFHRIQFTPDLLPSDITGFNVYNQKECKFNFQPGPVMSNILLADEINRTIPRTQSSLLESMQEKQVTVDGVTMDLPSPFFVIATQNPIELEGTYPLPEAQLDRFIMKIKLDYPSQQEEIAILERFQQDNPLEKLISVTTPEKIFSLQKERQKIYVSGNIHHYIVALTESTRNSDKILYGASPRASLHLMKAAQSLAALRGRDFVLPDDIKELFIPIVNHRIIVETKEKLKGTTSTKVLEEILDKVEIPVLDSCK